In a genomic window of Nicotiana tabacum cultivar K326 unplaced genomic scaffold, ASM71507v2 Un00011, whole genome shotgun sequence:
- the LOC107772980 gene encoding HVA22-like protein e isoform X2 produces MGYFWTLMCHLHTLAGYASVVAIETTDKLDDEQWLAYWIFYSFLTLMEMVLQPVLEWIPIWYDVKLIFVAWLVLPQFRGAAFIYDKFVRERIIKRYRESQQHHNKSPKGKSKTKFVDFITSKKGEHEAY; encoded by the exons ATGGGTTATTTCTGGACTTTGATGTGTCATCTTCATACTCTTGCCGG GTATGCATCAGTAGTAGCAATTGAGACTACTGACAAGTTAGATGATGAACAATGGCTTGCTTATTGGATTTTCTATTCTTTTCTTACACTCATGGAAATGGTCCTTCAACCAGTTCTTGAATG GATACCAATATGGTATGATGTGAAGTTGATATTTGTGGCATGGCTAGTTCTACCACAGTTCAGAGGAGCAGCTTTTATATATGATAAGTTTGTTAGGGAAAGGATAATCAAGAGATATAGAGAATCACAGCAGCACCATAACAAGTCTCCTAAAGGCAAGTCCAAGACTAAATTTGTGGACTTCATCACTTCCAAAAAG
- the LOC107772980 gene encoding HVA22-like protein e isoform X1: MGYFWTLMCHLHTLAGPVTMLLYPLYASVVAIETTDKLDDEQWLAYWIFYSFLTLMEMVLQPVLEWIPIWYDVKLIFVAWLVLPQFRGAAFIYDKFVRERIIKRYRESQQHHNKSPKGKSKTKFVDFITSKKGEHEAY, translated from the exons ATGGGTTATTTCTGGACTTTGATGTGTCATCTTCATACTCTTGCCGG GCCAGTGACGATGTTGCTCTATCCTTT GTATGCATCAGTAGTAGCAATTGAGACTACTGACAAGTTAGATGATGAACAATGGCTTGCTTATTGGATTTTCTATTCTTTTCTTACACTCATGGAAATGGTCCTTCAACCAGTTCTTGAATG GATACCAATATGGTATGATGTGAAGTTGATATTTGTGGCATGGCTAGTTCTACCACAGTTCAGAGGAGCAGCTTTTATATATGATAAGTTTGTTAGGGAAAGGATAATCAAGAGATATAGAGAATCACAGCAGCACCATAACAAGTCTCCTAAAGGCAAGTCCAAGACTAAATTTGTGGACTTCATCACTTCCAAAAAG
- the LOC107773967 gene encoding kinesin-like protein KIN-14R: MDSIHFNPFEQNPETPFQDLTKNFEWEKPLDQDETFQFLADSMVCDSGSKLIPSGFTRPTCTEDLVLFLNAGSETSVELDSSLSFLADNFYQGGDTFQTEEFITEGGEHAFIYQSARLGNFCYQIDNLTPGKYFVDLHFVEIINVNGPKGMRVFNVFLQDEKVLSDFDIFSIVGANKPLQLVDSRVSIKDNGVLLIKFEGIIGSPVVSGICIRKALKVSASQAEHDRLTCKNCAAEIDLPSVQKKVARLQATAKYEKKIQELGELLERKTDECYQSWMSYTAANQQLEKVRMDLDNKTFDTYSLDQKLEKQAKNLTEMSTKYERDKNYWQMAINDLDMKVKKMKQEHSQLSREAHECADSIPDLNKMVFAVQSLVEQYEDLKMKYNEEQAKRRKLFNEVQEAKGNIRVFCRCRPLSKIEVSNGCSTVVDFDAANDGELGILNSSSMKKTFKFDRVYTPRDDQDVVYADASPMVISVLDGYNVCIFAYGQTGTGKTFTMEGTKGNRGVNYRTLEELFKIAKERSETFTYDISVSVLEVYNEQIRDLLSPPTTSKKLEIKQATEGLHHIPGVVEAKVENIEEVWNVLQTGSSARAVGSNNVNEHSSRSHCMLCIMVTANNLINGECTKSKLWLVDLAGSERLAKTDAQGDRLKEAQNINRSLSALGDVISALANRSNHIPYRNSKLTHLLQDSLGGDSKALMFVQISPSDKDLSETISSLNFATRVRGIELGPVRKQVDTSELQKLKMMLDKARQEAKSKDESLKKLEESLQNLESKAKGKEHVNKTQQDKIKELESQLNLKTTLHGQSEKQLSQLSERLKGREETCSALQQKVSELENNMRQQHQFESESLNNKVKDLEIKLTEREQEFASQSNILQHKVEELEEKLKAKEQNAEECILLRQKIKELEDKIKEIEQQLACVPVIEQQLACVPVIEQQLACVPVIDSEANSLRSIPLESKEENLTSEIEQRILRSSNSLNRQASQQPNLLKGKESAQQVRRKRLSTNSETENNGILPSSSVHNRTEQDFLQESRRKRLSRNGEAENNAAAVSASDRRGRQSDPPKPFASGVPRGMKPTTTTTTNAQRPSIRNKTSREPVVQGAKERDAKKRMWSR; this comes from the exons ATGGACAGCATTCACTTTAACCCTTTTGAGCAAAACCCAGAAACCCCTTTTCAAGATTTAACCAAGAATTTTGAATGGGAAAAACCCTTAGATCAAGATGAAACATTTCAATTTTTAGCCGATTCGATGGTCTGTGACTCGGGTTCAAAACTAATCCCAAGTGGGTTTACAAGACCTACCTGTACAG AGGACCTTGTGCTTTTTCTTAATGCTGGATCAGAGACTTCAGTAGAGTTGGATTCCAGTCTGAGCTTTCTGGCTGATAACTTTTACCAAGGTGGAGATACATTTCAGACGGAAGAGTTTATAACAGAGGGCGGTGAACATGCTTTCATTTATCAGTCAGCACGATTAGGAAACTTCTGTTATCAGATTGACAACCTTACACCAGGAAAATACTTTGTTGATCTTCATTTTGTCGAGATTATAAATGTTAATGGGCCTAAAGGAATGAGAGTGTTCAATGTCTTTCTACAAGATGAAAAG GTTCTGTCTGATTTTGACATCTTCTCCATTGTTGGAGCCAATAAACCTCTGCAATTAGTTGACTCAAGAGTTTCCATCAAAGACAATGGGGTGCTTCTGATAAAATTTGAAGGCATTATTGGCAGTCCTGTGGTTAGTGGGATTTGCATAAGGAAAGCACTAAAAGTGTCTG CTTCTCAAGCAGAACATGATCGCCTTACATGCAAAAACTGTGCAGCGGAGATAGATCTTCCATCCGTGCAG AAAAAAGTGGCAAGACTGCAGGCAACAGCCAAGTATGAGAAGAAGATACAAGAGCTTGGTGAATTATTGGAGCGCAAGACAGATGAATGTTATCAATCTTGGATGTCTTATACTGCAGCTAACCAGCAACTAGAGAAGGTTCGGATGGATCTGGACAACAAGACATTTGATACGTATTCACTTG ATCAGAAATTGGAGAAACAAGCTAAGAATTTGACAGAGATGTCAACCAAGTACGAGCGCGACAAGAACTATTGGCAGATGGCAATCAATGATTTAGACATGAAAGTAAAG AAAATGAAACAGGAGCACTCCCAGCTCTCTCGCGAGGCACATGAGTGTGCAGATTCAATCCCTGATCTGAATAAAATGGTGTTTGCAGTTCAGTCATTGG TTGAACAATATGAAGATCTTAAGATGAAGTATAACGAAGAGCAAGCAAAGAGGAGAAAACTCTTCAATGAAGTTCAGGAGGCGAAAG GGAATATTAGAGTATTTTGCCGTTGCCGTCCATTAAGCAAAATTGAGGTCTCAAATGGGTGCTCAACGGTTGTGGACTTTGATGCAGCCAACGATGGAGAACTTGGAATCTTAAATAGCAGCTCCATGAAAAAAACATTCAAATTTGACCGTGTATATACACCCAGGGATGACCAAG ATGTTGTCTATGCCGATGCTTCACCAATGGTTATTTCAGTTTTAGACGGTTACAACGTATGTATCTTTGCCTATGGACAAACGGGAACAGGAAAAACATTCACCATGGAAGGTACTAAAGGGAACAGGGGAGTCAATTATCGGACTCTCGAAGAGTTGTTCAAAATTGCAAAGGAGAGGAGTGAAACTTTCACCTATGACATATCAGTTAGCGTCCTTGAAGTTTACAATGAACAGATCAGGGACCTATTGTCTCCACCTACAACATCAAAAAA GTTGGAAATAAAACAAGCTACGGAAGGGCTTCATCATATTCCAGGAGTTGTGGAAGCCAAAGTGGAGAATATAGAAGAAGTCTGGAATGTGCTACAAACTGGAAGTAGTGCACGGGCTGTTGGATCCAACAACGTGAATGAGCACAGTAGCCGTTCTCACTG CATGCTTTGTATTATGGTAACAGCCAATAATTTGATTAACGGCGAGTGCACAAAGAGCAAGCTTTGGCTTGTGGATTTAGCTGGCAGTGAGAGGCTTGCAAAGACTGATGCCCAAGGCGATAGGCTGAAGGAAGCTCAAAATATCAATAGGTCACTTTCAGCTCTAGGAGACGTAATATCTGCTTTAGCAAATAGAAGCAACCATATTCCATACAG GAACTCCAAGCTGACACATCTACTGCAAGATTCATTAG GCGGAGATTCAAAAGCCTTGATGTTTGTGCAAATCAGCCCTTCTGATAAGGATTTAAGTGAAACTATAAGTTCATTGAACTTTGCGACAAGAGTTAGAGGAATTGAGTTGGGTCCTGTAAGGAAACAAGTTGATACCAGCGAGCTCCAAAAGTTGAAAATGATG CTTGACAAAGCAAGGCAGGAAGCTAAATCCAAAGATGAGTCCCTGAAGAAACTTGAGGAAAGCCTACAGAACTTAGAGAGTAAGGCTAAAGGGAAGGAACACGTTAACAAAACTCAACAGGATAAGATTAAGGAACTTGAAAGCCAGCTCAATTTAAAGACAACATTACATGGTCAATCAGAGAAACAACTTTCACAGCTTTCAGAGAGATTGAAGGGTCGGGAAGAAACTTGTTCTGCTCTGCAACAGAAG GTTTCAGAGCTAGAGAACAATATGAGGCAGCAACATCAATTTGAGTCTGAAAGCCTCAACAATAAG GTCAAGGATCTCGAGATCAAGCTGACAGAGCGAGAGCAAGAGTTTGCTTCTCAATCTAACATCCTTCAACATAAG GTTGAGGAACTCGAGGAAAAGCTGAAAGCAAAAGAACAGAACGCAGAGGAGTGCATTCTACTCCGTCAGAAG ATTAAGGAACTTGAAGACAAGATCAAGGAGATAGAACAACAGTTGGCATGCGTGCCTGTTATAGAACAACAATTGGCATGCGTGCCTGTTATAGAACAACAATTGGCATGCGTGCCTGTTATAGATTCTGAGGCCAACTCTTTAAGATCAATCCCACTGGAAAGCAAAGAGGAAAATTTAACAAGTGAAATTGAGCAACGTATTTTGAGGAGCTCAAATTCTCTGAATCGCCAGGCAAGTCAGCAGCCTAACTTGTTGAAGGGAAAGGAATCTGCCCAACAAGTTAGACGAAAGCGGTTGTCAACAAATAGTGAAACAGAGAACAACGGTATTTTGCCATCTTCTTCAGTACATAACAGGACAGAACAGGATTTCCTTCAAGAGTCCAGAAGGAAGCGGTTGTCTAGAAATGGCGAAGCAGAGAACAATGCTGCTGCCGTATCTGCAAGTGATAGAAGGGGCAGGCAATCTGATCCACCTAAACCATTTGCTAGTGGTGTTCCAAGAGGAATGAAGCCAACTACGACTACTACCACCAATGCTCAGAGGCCATCGATTCGTAACAAAACGAGCAGAGAGCCCGTTGTTCAGGGAGCTAAAGAGAGGGACGCCAAAAAAAGGATGTGGTCAAGATAG